A region from the Chthoniobacterales bacterium genome encodes:
- a CDS encoding GreA/GreB family elongation factor encodes MKSPSVFIGGFKPPLLEAFTVSKAFTRDENEGPDIPDVPLTTSPLSPGAKNYITPAGAQRLRDELQRLVEVTRPQLIDARDDPDAKRQLARLDQRVRQLEESLQSAEIVGPPGGSEDVVRFGARVTVRESNGEETTYRIVGVDETDVENNWVSWMSPIAKAVLNRKRGELIRFKFPSGQETLEIKEISYE; translated from the coding sequence TTGAAATCGCCGTCTGTCTTTATCGGCGGTTTCAAACCGCCGCTTCTTGAAGCTTTCACGGTGAGCAAAGCGTTTACGCGGGACGAGAACGAAGGGCCGGACATCCCCGATGTTCCGCTGACAACGTCACCCCTATCGCCGGGAGCCAAGAATTACATTACGCCGGCAGGCGCCCAACGATTGCGTGATGAACTCCAGCGGCTCGTTGAAGTGACCCGGCCGCAATTGATCGACGCCCGCGACGATCCGGATGCAAAACGACAGCTCGCGCGGCTGGATCAACGCGTCAGGCAGCTCGAGGAAAGTTTGCAATCAGCCGAGATCGTTGGGCCTCCGGGCGGTTCGGAGGACGTGGTTCGCTTTGGAGCAAGGGTGACGGTTCGCGAGTCGAATGGCGAGGAGACGACCTACCGCATCGTGGGCGTGGACGAGACGGATGTGGAGAACAATTGGGTCAGCTGGATGTCGCCCATAGCGAAGGCGGTTTTGAATCGGAAACGGGGCGAGCTGATTCGCTTCAAATTTCCTTCGGGCCAGGAGACGCTTGAGATAAAAGAGATCAGCTATGAATAA
- a CDS encoding TMEM14 family protein has translation MRFGPVVAALRKNSAPQLDTTAGLAYRCGTMIGPAKIYFIIFGLLTIVGGVIGYVKAGSTASIIAGGISGAALLAAAFLLLGNVVLGLIVAGVVSLLLAGRFIPNFMQTGKIMPAGLMAILSAIGVIVVIVAWIKK, from the coding sequence GTGCGATTTGGGCCTGTGGTGGCCGCTCTCAGGAAGAACTCGGCTCCGCAACTGGACACCACGGCGGGATTGGCTTACCGATGCGGCACCATGATTGGACCGGCAAAAATCTATTTCATCATCTTCGGGCTCCTCACGATCGTGGGTGGCGTGATCGGTTATGTCAAAGCGGGCAGCACCGCCTCGATCATCGCGGGCGGGATCTCCGGCGCCGCCCTCCTGGCGGCCGCGTTTTTGCTTTTAGGAAACGTCGTCCTTGGATTGATCGTCGCCGGCGTGGTTTCCCTTCTCCTCGCGGGCAGGTTCATCCCGAATTTCATGCAAACCGGCAAAATCATGCCGGCTGGATTGATGGCCATCCTGAGCGCGATCGGTGTCATCGTGGTGATCGTCGCCTGGATAAAAAAGTAA
- a CDS encoding D-aminoacylase: MNKIFLQVALISLALTSISRGVEPSQTPAVEKFDVVIKGGTVYDGTGEKPRVIDVAIRRDRIVGLGNFPPESANSMIDAKGLAVAPGFINMLSWSTESLIEDGRSQSEIREGVTTEIMGEGTSMGPLNDRMKERMLHDQGDIKYEIKWSTLSEYLSYLEQRGVSCNVASFVGATTIRDFVIGLEDKQPSPEQLEQMRQLVRQEMEAGALGIGSSLIYPPAFYAKTEELIELCKVAAKYKGKYISHMRSEGNRLLEAIDELLRISKEANIPAEIYHIKAAGQPNWNKADAMLAKIEQARKTGLKITADMYTYTAAGTGLDACLPPWTEDGGYPALFKRLRDPETRAKIKTEVQTPSDKWENLYLAAGSPEKILLSGFHSEKLKPLTGKSLAEVAKMRGKDPIDTAMDLIAEDESRIDSIYFLMTEENVKKEIVKPWVSFGSDEASQAPEGNFLKSNCHPRAYGNFARVLGKYVREDKALTLEDAIRKLSGLPATNLGLDHRGLLKEGMFADVVMFDPATVGDRATFEKPHQYAVGMKHVLVNGVQVLKDGEHTGAKPGRALWGPGKLYRLSRFPVHA; encoded by the coding sequence ATGAATAAGATTTTTCTTCAGGTCGCCCTGATTTCCCTCGCGCTCACTTCCATCAGTCGCGGAGTCGAACCATCCCAGACGCCGGCCGTCGAGAAGTTCGATGTCGTCATAAAAGGCGGGACGGTCTACGACGGCACGGGCGAAAAGCCGAGGGTGATCGATGTGGCGATCCGGCGGGACCGCATTGTCGGCCTCGGAAATTTTCCACCGGAATCGGCGAATTCCATGATCGACGCGAAAGGGCTGGCCGTCGCCCCGGGCTTCATAAACATGCTTTCCTGGTCGACGGAGTCGTTGATCGAGGATGGTCGCTCCCAAAGCGAAATCCGAGAAGGCGTGACGACGGAGATCATGGGCGAAGGCACTTCCATGGGCCCCCTCAACGACCGAATGAAGGAGCGGATGCTTCACGACCAGGGTGATATCAAGTACGAGATCAAGTGGAGCACGCTTTCGGAATACCTATCCTACCTCGAGCAGCGCGGCGTCTCCTGCAATGTCGCGTCGTTTGTGGGCGCGACGACGATCCGCGACTTCGTTATCGGGCTCGAAGACAAACAGCCGAGTCCCGAGCAACTGGAGCAAATGCGTCAGCTTGTCCGGCAGGAGATGGAAGCGGGCGCGCTCGGGATTGGTTCGTCACTGATCTATCCGCCGGCCTTTTACGCGAAGACGGAGGAGTTGATCGAGCTCTGCAAAGTCGCCGCGAAATACAAAGGGAAATACATCTCGCACATGCGAAGCGAAGGAAACCGGTTGCTGGAAGCGATCGACGAACTGCTGCGGATCAGCAAGGAAGCGAACATTCCGGCGGAGATTTATCACATCAAGGCGGCCGGCCAGCCGAACTGGAACAAGGCGGACGCGATGCTGGCCAAGATCGAGCAGGCGCGCAAAACCGGGTTAAAAATCACCGCCGACATGTACACCTATACCGCGGCCGGCACCGGACTCGACGCCTGTTTGCCGCCCTGGACGGAGGACGGCGGTTATCCGGCTTTGTTCAAACGGCTGCGCGATCCGGAGACCCGTGCAAAAATCAAAACCGAAGTCCAAACGCCAAGCGACAAATGGGAAAACCTCTATCTTGCCGCGGGTTCGCCGGAGAAAATTCTCCTCTCCGGGTTCCACTCGGAAAAGCTAAAGCCGCTCACCGGCAAATCGCTCGCCGAGGTCGCGAAGATGCGCGGAAAAGATCCAATCGACACCGCGATGGATTTGATTGCGGAAGACGAGTCGCGGATCGATTCGATCTACTTTCTCATGACGGAAGAAAACGTGAAGAAGGAGATCGTGAAACCGTGGGTTTCGTTCGGATCGGACGAAGCCTCCCAGGCGCCGGAAGGGAACTTCCTGAAATCGAATTGTCATCCCCGCGCTTACGGCAATTTCGCGCGCGTCCTGGGAAAGTATGTGCGTGAAGACAAGGCGCTCACCCTCGAAGACGCGATCCGGAAATTGAGCGGATTACCCGCGACGAACCTCGGCCTCGATCATCGTGGCCTCTTGAAAGAGGGGATGTTTGCCGATGTGGTGATGTTCGATCCGGCCACGGTGGGAGATCGGGCGACCTTCGAGAAGCCGCACCAGTATGCGGTCGGGATGAAGCACGTTTTGGTGAACGGCGTGCAGGTCCTGAAAGATGGTGAGCATACGGGC
- a CDS encoding glycoside hydrolase family 75 protein → MRKIRLRTLRFFASVLLAAVLSAIVLRWISLEQWHRKQVSPETPVEIEIPEKSPTPAPSPKIPVITGKLDTAKLFSGITVHASVEPTPGGAASDERADPQSYVLELKLHTRVPAPNATVEDLAKVNPELPRLLPGLAAMITPESVSPFFKELYDTKLRNLKENLVRLEQLLSRHNFYDCQTVLQLRHPETKRRVVLLQADMDVDADGSDSDRLPAGSGLSTNFKPVTSYRWPKKSQIPNPYIGPAEERLKRYENELAVKTTAPERKKELKAGIAAVRDEIETLKKYSFLIGATDPYIVLPSGLGKADGGKVGDYALVIFGDRIFPAIVGDIGPSDKAGEASLRIAKELNSAATAYNRPVSDLKVTYLVFPGTAETPFGPPDLEKLLARSDALVKEIGGASVPLHHWENIIPPLPTPTPTPSPTPSATPAPSGSPVAPGPSPSSTFAFPIASPSPSSSPKR, encoded by the coding sequence GTGCGAAAAATTCGTCTCAGGACCCTGCGTTTTTTCGCGTCGGTTCTGCTCGCGGCAGTCCTGAGCGCGATCGTCCTGCGCTGGATCTCGCTCGAGCAATGGCATCGCAAGCAGGTTTCGCCCGAGACGCCGGTCGAGATCGAGATCCCGGAGAAATCGCCGACCCCGGCACCGTCGCCGAAGATTCCGGTCATCACCGGAAAGCTGGATACCGCCAAATTATTTAGCGGCATCACCGTTCACGCTTCCGTCGAGCCGACGCCGGGCGGCGCGGCTTCGGACGAGCGGGCCGATCCCCAGAGCTACGTCCTGGAATTGAAGCTGCATACCCGCGTGCCGGCGCCGAATGCCACCGTTGAGGATCTGGCCAAGGTCAATCCCGAGCTGCCGCGCCTTCTTCCCGGTCTCGCGGCCATGATCACGCCGGAATCCGTCTCGCCTTTTTTCAAGGAGCTCTACGATACGAAGCTGCGGAACCTGAAAGAGAACCTGGTCCGGCTCGAGCAGCTTTTGTCGCGGCACAACTTTTACGATTGCCAGACCGTGCTGCAGTTGCGCCATCCGGAAACGAAGCGCCGGGTCGTCCTGTTGCAGGCCGACATGGACGTCGACGCCGATGGCTCCGATTCCGATCGCCTCCCAGCCGGCTCGGGGTTGTCGACGAACTTCAAGCCGGTCACGAGTTATCGTTGGCCAAAAAAGAGCCAGATTCCCAATCCGTATATCGGCCCGGCGGAAGAAAGATTGAAACGTTACGAAAATGAGCTGGCGGTGAAAACGACCGCGCCGGAACGGAAAAAGGAGCTCAAAGCCGGGATAGCCGCTGTCCGCGACGAGATTGAGACGTTGAAGAAGTATAGCTTTCTGATCGGGGCCACCGATCCCTACATCGTGTTGCCGTCGGGCCTGGGGAAAGCGGATGGGGGGAAGGTCGGCGATTACGCGCTCGTGATTTTCGGCGACCGGATTTTCCCGGCGATCGTGGGCGACATCGGACCGTCGGACAAAGCGGGAGAGGCTTCGCTGCGAATTGCCAAGGAACTGAACTCGGCCGCGACCGCTTACAACCGGCCGGTGAGCGATCTCAAGGTGACCTACTTGGTTTTTCCGGGCACAGCTGAGACGCCGTTCGGCCCGCCTGACCTGGAAAAGCTTTTGGCGCGCAGCGATGCGCTCGTCAAAGAAATCGGCGGGGCGAGCGTGCCCTTACATCACTGGGAAAACATCATTCCGCCGCTGCCGACTCCGACACCAACGCCGAGTCCTACGCCCTCGGCCACGCCCGCCCCATCAGGCAGTCCGGTTGCACCCGGGCCGTCGCCGAGTTCCACGTTCGCGTTCCCAATCGCATCGCCGAGTCCGTCGTCGTCGCCCAAGCGATGA